The following are from one region of the Stigmatella ashevillena genome:
- the tssB gene encoding type VI secretion system contractile sheath small subunit, whose protein sequence is MPIQDSLPKSRITLTYRTNLSGQEEDVKLPFRVVVLGDFSSGSSTDRQTDLEERRLRSVTGSNINELMKDMAMSLSFEVDDKLSADGKGRMAVNLPIDRMKSFHPDEIVHHVPKLKALLLLRKLLLEMQADIDNRKDLRRKLYELFSNKEELQKLLESDQLKSYASMRLPATAKPQASQPAPPAQTPKAALVADTVPAVAPAKAT, encoded by the coding sequence GTGCCGATTCAGGACAGTCTGCCCAAATCTCGTATCACCCTCACCTATCGTACCAACCTCAGCGGGCAAGAAGAGGACGTCAAGCTTCCCTTCCGTGTCGTGGTACTGGGCGACTTCTCGAGTGGGAGTTCCACGGATCGCCAGACGGATCTGGAAGAGCGCAGGTTGCGCTCGGTCACGGGTTCCAACATCAACGAGCTGATGAAGGACATGGCCATGTCCCTCTCGTTCGAGGTGGATGACAAGCTCAGCGCCGATGGCAAGGGGCGGATGGCCGTCAATCTGCCCATCGACCGGATGAAGTCGTTTCACCCGGATGAGATCGTCCACCACGTGCCCAAGCTGAAGGCGCTGTTGCTGCTGCGCAAGCTGTTGCTGGAGATGCAGGCGGACATCGACAACCGCAAGGACCTGCGGCGCAAGCTCTACGAGCTGTTCTCCAACAAGGAAGAGCTGCAGAAGCTGCTGGAGAGTGATCAGCTCAAGAGCTACGCGAGCATGCGCCTGCCCGCCACCGCGAAACCGCAAGCGTCGCAGCCGGCTCCGCCGGCCCAGACTCCTAAGGCCGCGCTCGTCGCCGACACCGTTCCCGCTGTGGCTCCCGCCAAGGCCACCTGA
- a CDS encoding long-chain fatty acid--CoA ligase: MAFDVKKILEQLETGASVEAAVPVWQQESWADPEGFVSALAVAHAGKGAPLKSRTGQHYDFFHDLVVRHGNTDRAALRVYDRRSGWQVLTYRQLHEQSARRATEWARQGVKAGAKVCLVYSVGNELLVSLAAALGLGACISFLPAQGKRFLARRLAALEPDHIATEPHQALLLEGFEKQLLQSRGQATPAFTSHTYKPSEPVGLLFSPLVEPPVVPAVLLAEDAWRGAMVDGLLTLGLGAGEHLAAPGYHPLQHLLAFLLATLLRGATYLHFELADLEVNPSLLTEHPIRALGVTPALRDVMLRARTPLKNVSHWFRNPEEPLDWQSWRAWVKQCGLSEVPSSNVLVDPAAGGAVLVSPRRVRDVHTETPPAPGRRWALLDVNMSGQQAPGDLGVFALLPNEERPPPYVVLTRSYGVYHYGGPRSARREGRVYLSDEVAETVRGLSFVRGAVVVTAPTGGVAGHYRYVLLVFTGSQAEQRDPWSQEIRRLLELQLGAEHLPDRMEFMPLYARQVEGQVDEAWCHAQFLTGALHRKQSDPLFQALTQLRGRLLEKEERGV, translated from the coding sequence ATGGCTTTTGATGTGAAGAAGATCCTCGAGCAGTTGGAGACCGGCGCTTCTGTCGAAGCGGCCGTGCCGGTTTGGCAGCAGGAGAGTTGGGCGGATCCGGAGGGATTCGTCTCGGCCTTGGCGGTGGCCCATGCCGGTAAAGGGGCACCCCTCAAGAGCCGGACGGGCCAGCACTACGATTTCTTTCATGATCTCGTGGTCCGCCACGGCAACACGGACCGCGCTGCGCTGAGGGTTTACGACCGCAGGAGTGGTTGGCAGGTGCTGACCTACCGGCAGCTCCATGAGCAGTCCGCCCGGCGGGCCACGGAGTGGGCCCGGCAGGGGGTCAAGGCGGGGGCCAAGGTCTGTCTGGTCTACTCCGTGGGAAACGAGCTGCTGGTGTCGCTCGCCGCGGCCTTGGGACTGGGGGCCTGCATCAGCTTTTTGCCCGCGCAGGGAAAGCGCTTCCTCGCGCGCCGCCTGGCCGCGCTCGAGCCAGACCACATCGCCACGGAGCCCCATCAGGCGTTGCTGCTGGAGGGCTTTGAGAAGCAGCTACTCCAGAGCCGAGGCCAGGCCACGCCGGCCTTTACCTCGCACACCTACAAGCCCTCGGAGCCGGTGGGGCTGCTCTTTTCTCCCTTGGTGGAGCCTCCGGTGGTGCCAGCCGTGCTCCTCGCGGAGGATGCCTGGCGCGGCGCGATGGTGGATGGCCTGCTCACCCTGGGGCTCGGGGCGGGCGAGCATCTGGCGGCCCCTGGCTACCACCCGCTGCAACACCTGCTTGCCTTTCTTCTCGCCACCTTGCTGCGGGGGGCCACCTACCTTCACTTCGAGTTGGCCGATCTCGAGGTCAATCCCTCTCTTCTCACGGAGCACCCCATTCGCGCCCTCGGTGTGACGCCGGCCCTGAGGGATGTGATGCTGCGGGCCCGGACACCGCTCAAGAATGTGTCCCATTGGTTCCGCAACCCCGAGGAGCCGCTCGACTGGCAATCCTGGCGTGCCTGGGTCAAGCAATGCGGCTTGTCCGAGGTGCCCTCCTCCAACGTGTTGGTGGATCCTGCCGCGGGGGGCGCCGTCCTCGTGTCGCCCCGGCGGGTGCGGGATGTGCACACCGAGACCCCTCCGGCCCCGGGGCGCCGCTGGGCGTTGCTCGACGTCAACATGAGCGGGCAGCAAGCCCCGGGGGACTTGGGCGTCTTCGCCTTGCTTCCGAACGAGGAGCGTCCGCCTCCCTATGTGGTGCTCACCCGCTCCTATGGCGTGTACCACTATGGGGGACCGCGCTCGGCGCGGCGGGAGGGCCGCGTCTATCTGTCCGATGAAGTGGCGGAGACCGTGCGGGGCTTGTCGTTCGTGCGAGGTGCCGTCGTGGTGACGGCTCCGACAGGGGGCGTCGCGGGCCATTACCGTTATGTGTTGCTTGTTTTCACGGGGTCCCAAGCAGAGCAGAGAGACCCCTGGTCACAGGAGATTCGCCGTCTCCTGGAACTTCAACTCGGTGCCGAACATCTGCCAGACCGGATGGAGTTCATGCCCCTCTACGCTCGCCAGGTGGAGGGCCAGGTAGACGAGGCATGGTGCCACGCGCAATTTCTGACGGGAGCGCTCCATCGAAAGCAGTCGGATCCGCTCTTTCAGGCATTGACCCAGCTCCGGGGGCGTCTGCTGGAAAAAGAGGAGCGGGGTGTGTGA
- a CDS encoding type VI secretion system protein IglI family protein — MGEPAKVAAVPLERGLLNTALEAEAPDLESSDERLEKVNGLVSRSDYLGAARAAEALLREGLYDVRLVGPYVLGLFIEGGLQALPAMFHSLSSTLLRNWQFFGPSERRDMYADGSLRWLLKVLNKHIEHHERIKDETWQRWVAPSNREPLEQALALSEEIFSSFGQAMPRNGCEAPFRRLTQWMEGHLMSLPSAQPPAAPEPEVESARESERAAVPEREGPPRAAAREAGPTVPVSPALAELMRKLAAFDTLVQRQDFQRASVVAADVLAVMERFDPRVYLPSLFSRFFSGLSTHAEQVESLLQGTESLSFRALDQLYRVDLETFLASGDGSSGAEE; from the coding sequence ATGGGTGAGCCCGCCAAGGTTGCCGCTGTCCCCCTCGAACGGGGCCTCCTGAACACGGCGTTGGAGGCCGAGGCGCCCGACCTGGAGAGTTCGGATGAGCGGCTGGAGAAGGTCAACGGCCTCGTGTCCCGGAGCGATTATCTGGGGGCGGCCCGGGCCGCGGAGGCGCTGTTGCGCGAGGGCCTCTACGACGTGAGGCTGGTGGGCCCCTACGTGCTGGGCCTCTTCATCGAGGGCGGACTCCAGGCGCTGCCGGCGATGTTTCACTCGCTCTCCAGCACCCTGCTGCGCAACTGGCAGTTCTTCGGGCCGAGTGAGCGCAGGGACATGTACGCCGACGGCAGTCTGCGTTGGCTGCTCAAGGTGCTCAACAAACACATCGAGCACCACGAGCGGATCAAGGATGAGACGTGGCAGCGTTGGGTCGCCCCGTCCAACCGCGAACCCCTGGAGCAGGCGCTCGCGCTCAGCGAGGAGATCTTCTCCTCGTTTGGCCAGGCGATGCCTCGCAACGGCTGCGAGGCGCCCTTCCGCCGCCTGACCCAATGGATGGAGGGACACCTGATGTCCCTGCCCTCCGCGCAGCCTCCTGCCGCGCCCGAGCCGGAAGTTGAATCGGCCCGGGAATCCGAGAGGGCCGCCGTTCCCGAGAGGGAAGGGCCACCGCGCGCCGCGGCCCGCGAGGCGGGCCCCACGGTGCCGGTCTCACCTGCACTGGCGGAACTGATGCGCAAGCTGGCCGCGTTCGACACGCTCGTTCAGCGTCAGGACTTCCAGCGCGCCAGCGTGGTGGCGGCGGATGTGCTGGCGGTGATGGAACGCTTTGATCCGCGCGTGTATCTGCCTTCATTGTTCTCACGGTTTTTTTCTGGACTGAGCACGCATGCGGAACAGGTGGAGTCGCTGCTGCAAGGCACCGAGTCCCTGTCCTTCCGCGCGCTCGATCAGCTCTACCGGGTGGATCTGGAGACCTTCCTGGCGTCCGGAGACGGGTCGTCCGGGGCAGAGGAGTAG
- a CDS encoding DUF4280 domain-containing protein, with amino-acid sequence MGVQVVTGAMLQCSFGAAPASLVVLPTNKVMATTPAANIMDNKPMANILPFGMCMSMANPTVAAATAAALGVLTPMPCVPATAAPWVPGCPKILIGNMPAVDSNCKLMCNWGGVIQVVSPGQVTVQDG; translated from the coding sequence ATGGGAGTCCAGGTCGTTACAGGAGCGATGTTGCAGTGCAGCTTCGGCGCGGCCCCCGCCTCATTGGTGGTGCTGCCCACCAACAAGGTGATGGCCACGACGCCGGCGGCCAACATCATGGACAACAAGCCGATGGCGAACATCCTGCCTTTCGGCATGTGCATGTCGATGGCCAACCCCACCGTGGCCGCGGCCACGGCGGCGGCCCTGGGGGTTCTGACGCCCATGCCGTGTGTGCCCGCGACGGCGGCCCCCTGGGTCCCTGGGTGCCCGAAGATCCTGATCGGCAACATGCCGGCCGTGGACAGCAACTGCAAGCTGATGTGCAACTGGGGAGGGGTGATCCAGGTCGTCTCCCCCGGACAGGTCACGGTGCAAGATGGGTGA